One genomic segment of Danio rerio strain Tuebingen ecotype United States chromosome 11, GRCz12tu, whole genome shotgun sequence includes these proteins:
- the LOC110440103 gene encoding uncharacterized protein: MATQAVGKSLEQLKAKRTVEKRAFTRLANTIFKTCKNMTEMDLQDSLNKLTIQAEKVMEVNDDLEAGMIAEIEANLDTDQSVELTEQQKDDLEKTASDCELKLDEVKVLLHERLWTRYGDVELSTALQVAEAESDRVEAVDPTGNHEAYDFMLSHLQNLIKNAKEMYSKWQRCIPSGDERDFSQRQRGLEANITRLVARKADFMQARQAEEARNIAQVPVISTYPIATIKLKPATLPKFSGSKRDFHRWKKDWEALQKQGEPTGSKEVKKVQLLDSLEEKIVRELRLTTYNSADDIFRVLENRYGNKTAIAIEIVEDLQKIPPIRSHQPRKIVELIREVEKALGDLSDLGNTGAINNPLVTKSIEGKLPESLKKEWLIHVSAQQSAVTPDNRFDYLLDFLKKQENIYEQLEQLRLEEPNRKDVRNEPKWAKTKSTKSNTDQAGCVVCGDAKHKWKLYFCKQFRASKLVDKKAAVSALGACKKCLEVHEQYSFCKRNYLCKSQDCEDEGAPEHHYYLCPNAKREEKRADQKKSKLCPETEKCVKDYTRDQQDFLSRLSPELAQQCRNVFSNTTARVFNVTKEKPGLLAQSGLLELPVIMMLLNVTANAGQKIGTLIDLASDTNYITHSAADRLNLKGEKITLVIHGVGGMKVRMKTKRYLLKIRVRTSQGTFKSHQLACYGLESIAEINNTVQPNQLKKLFPDIPLAELARPKVVDLLISHREGQLAPQRIRIVGDLVLWDGPLGKTIGGTHPELFEDVTVSAYRSKTHFARSMRLAAVKYEEVTEYSPPNKPLARLHESSVSTSTRDFLEWWKWDSIGAACEPKCGGCRCGNCQPGGKEMSLAEERELELVKEGLTYVMEDKHSNEPHWHAKYPWIQDPTSLPDNRRAVEATFLHTEKQLAKDPQWKAAYSAQVKDMLDRGAAVKLPESSIANWAGPVWYVSHLIAPNPHSVTTPVRLVWNSSQRFRGVSMNDLLIKGPDVLNQIRAVLLRFRSGVYAALGDIKKMYNSVWLEDQEVHLHRFLWRDTENEELGEYAITRVNIGDKPAGCIAQLAMHETANLPSFAHLEEERRVIQHDSYVDDILTSHNDLDQLQSIVANTELILKAGGFHLKPWVFSGQSGREKSDDKSCKIKEKVMVLPNQLLDDDNKALGLGYSVEDDKLYVMTAINFSKRKKKIRLGQNLTQEQVRAQTPNPLTRRELLSQVSGVYDPVGLVTPAKQKGAILVRRAFQEAKNTRLQVNETWDVALSDDLREDAIKLFEEYIQLGQIKFTRAITPPEFEGHPWAITFSDGSENTYGAVMYLRWDSKQGPAIRLVESKAKLTPLDQKGDAIKAEVCGAVFTSRLRKYFEQHSRIQVERWFHLVDSQTVLGAIQRESYGYKTFFANRIGEIQGITKAQEWWWIPGPQNIADVITRGASPQNLDESSEWQNGPRFLSLPVDEWPIKSAKDLAITARESINELQKKAFAAVLTRSKTKQKEPTMESKPIESPNLVRAEQKRPPAGLAVLNLCDIKRFSDLSRLVKTIAWVWRAAKKFLGKKRTVNKPKWEAVLSLGTISVREREDALRDIFLAEQDGVTFPNTTKERLVVFKDPDSGLLVCGGRVQVFQDDQLSVPILPSNSWISTLLAQESHKESHGGLAETLLRMRRRAWVLKGRRIAQKVVDSCVQCRKNKAKKCQQVMGDLPLERTQPAAPFEFTALDLFGPYHVKDDVKKRVLLKVWGVVFCCMSSRAIHTELVNSQSTEGFLLAFQRFATIRGYPRKIFSDPGTNFIGARPVLQDLYQFLEGIDKSTLEETAVKHGTEWIWKIHPADSPHRNGAAEAAVRIIKRALQNCGGESTLTYSEMHTALQIAANLANERPIDARAQTQEGCIQYVTPNSLLLGRASQSGDIKTFDFSSYPFKRLQAMQSLVNKFWERWSQLAGPNLFIRSKWHTTHRNVAIGDIVWIADQNALRGQFKLGRVISVNPDSKGVVRDVNIRTFPSYPVLITKPSKARANSSESKIGREKIPSTVLHRDVRRLVVLLSAEEQKSK; the protein is encoded by the coding sequence ATGGCCACACAGGCGGTAGGAAAGTCACTCGAACAACTAAAAGCAAAAAGGACAGTGGAAAAAAGGGCATTCACACGTCTAGCCAACACTATATTCAAAACTTGTAAAAACATGACAGAGATGGATCTTCAAGACAGTTTAAATAAACTCACAATACAAGCAGAGAAAGTCATGGAAGTAAATGATGATCTTGAAGCAGGCATGATTGCAGAAATAGAGGCAAATCTGGATACAGACCAGTCAGTTGAATTAACAGAACAGCAAAAAGACGACCTCGAGAAGACTGCAAGCGACTGTGAGTTAAAACTGGATGAAGTGAAAGTTCTTCTTCATGAAAGGTTATGGACTAGATATGGGGATGTTGAACTGTCCACGGCACTGCAGGTTGCTGAAGCTGAGAGTGATAGAGTCGAAGCAGTAGATCCAACTGGAAATCATGAAGCATACGATTTCATGCTTAGTCACCTTCAAAATCTGATAAAAAATGCAAAGGAGATGTACAGCAAATGGCAACGGTGCATCCCATCAGGTGATGAGAGAGATTTCAGCCAGAGACAAAGAGGACTCGAAGCAAACATTACCAGGTTAGTGGCAAGGAAAGCTGATTTCATGCAAGCAAGACAAGCTGAGGAGGCTAGGAATATAGCACAAGTCCCAGTGATTTCTACTTACCCCATAGCAACAATTAAGTTGAAACCTGCAACACTACCAAAGTTCTCTGGTAGCAAGAGAGATTTTCACAGATGGAAGAAGGATTGGGAGGCACTCCAAAAGCAGGGTGAGCCCACTGGCTCTAAGGAGGTCAAAAAGGTTCAGTTACTAGACAGTCTTGAAGAAAAGATTGTAAGAGAACTCCGCCTTACCACTTATAATTCTGCTGATGACATTTTTCGTGTCTTGGAAAATCGCTATGGCAACAAGACAGCAATTGCTATCGAAATAGTGGAAGACTTGCAAAAAATTCCTCCCATTAGAAGTCACCAACCACGAAAAATAGTTGAACTAATTCGAGAAGTAGAGAAGGCACTTGGAGATTTGAGTGATCTTGGAAATACTGGCGCCATAAACAACCCACTGGTAACAAAGTCGATAGAAGGAAAACTTCCTGAAAGTTTAAAAAAGGAATGGCTTATTCACGTATCTGCCCAACAGAGTGCAGTCACACCAGATAATCGATTTGACTACCTTTTGGATTTCCTCAAAAAGCAAGAGAACATCTACGAGCAATTGGAACAATTAAGACTTGAAGAACCTAACAGAAAGGATGTGCGAAATGAACCTAAATGGGCAAAAACAAAGTCTACAAAATCAAACACTGACCAGGCTGGTTGTGTAGTCTGTGGTGATGCTAAGCATAAATGGAAACTCTACTTCTGTAAGCAGTTCCGGGCATCGAAATTAGTAGATAAAAAGGCTGCAGTAAGTGCACTCGGAGCTTGTAAAAAATGCCTTGAGGTCCATGAGCAGTATTCATTCTGCAAACGAAACTACTTGTGCAAAAGCCAAGACTGTGAAGATGAGGGTGCCCCTGAGCATCACTACTATTTATGCCCTAATGCTAAAAGAGAGGAGAAACGTGCTGACCAAAAAAAGAGCAAACTTTGTCCGGAAACGGAGAAATGTGTAAAAGACTACACTAGAGATCAGCAAGATTTTCTCAGCAGACTTTCACCAGAATTAGCACAGCagtgtagaaatgtgttctcaAACACTACAGCAAGAGTGTTCAATGTGACAAAGGAAAAGCCAGGTTTACTAGCACAAAGTGGACTGCTAGAATTGCCTGTAATCATGATGCTTCTAAATGTGACAGCCAATGCTGGTCAAAAGATTGGGACATTAATTGATTTGGCATCAGACACTAATTACATAACGCACAGCGCTGCTGATCGTCTGAACCTAAAAGGAGAAAAGATAACTCTTGTAATCCATGGAGTTGGTGGCATGAAGGTTCGGATGAAGACTAAACGTTATCTTCTGAAAATAAGGGTGAGAACCTCCCAGGGAACCTTCAAGTCCCACCAATTGGCGTGCTATGGGTTGGAAAGCATCGCTGAAATTAATAACACAGTGCAACCGAACCAACTGAAAAAATTGTTTCCAGACATACCTCTTGCCGAACTTGCAAGGCCAAAAGTAGTTGACCTGCTTATAAGCCATCGAGAAGGACAGTTGGCTCCACAGAGGATCAGAATTGTTGGAGACCTGGTATTGTGGGATGGTCCACTTGGAAAGACGATTGGAGGAACTCATCCTGAGCTTTTCGAAGATGTGACTGTATCTGCCTACCGGTCCAAGACTCATTTTGCACGATCAATGAGATTGGCTGCTGTTAAATATGAGGAAGTAACTGAGTACAGTCCACCAAACAAACCACTAGCCAGACTCCATGAATCAAGCGTCTCAACCAGTACTCGAGACTTTCTTGAATGGTGGAAGTGGGATTCCATTGGTGCAGCATGTGAGCCAAAGTGTGGGGGTTGTCGCTGCGGGAATTGTCAACCTGGTGGAAAAGAAATGTCTCTTGCTGAGGAGAGGGAGCTGGAGTTAGTAAAAGAAGGTCTCACTTATGTCATGGAGGACAAACACAGCAATGAGCCAcattggcatgctaaatatcctTGGATACAGGACCCAACTTCCTTACCAGACAACAGGCGTGCAGTTGAGGCTACATTTCTGCATACAGAGAAGCAGTTGGCCAAAGATCCTCAGTGGAAAGCAGCTTATAGTGCCCAAGTGAAAGACATGCTTGACAGAGGGGCTGCAGTTAAGCTACCTGAAAGTTCAATTGCTAATTGGGCTGGACCTGTATGGTACGTGAGTCATCTCATCGCTCCAAACCCTCACTCAGTCACAACCCCAGTGAGACTCGTTTGGAATAGCAGCCAGAGATTTAGAGGTGTCAGCATGAATGACCTGTTAATTAAAGGACCAGACGTTCTAAACCAGATACGTGCTGTTCTGCTGAGATTCAGAAGTGGAGTGTATGCTGCATTGGGGGATATTAAGAAAATGTACAACTCTGTTTGGTTGGAGGACCAAGAAGTACATTTGCACAGATTCCTTTGGCGAGACACGGAGAATGAGGAGCTGGGAGAATACGCAATCACAAGAGTCAATATTGGAGACAAACCAGCAGGGTGCATTGCGCAACTGGCAATGCATGAAACTGCTAATTTGCCATCCTTTGCTCACCTTGAAGAGGAACGACGGGTAATCCAACATGACAGCTATGTTGATGATATTCTCACATCTCACAATGACCTTGACCAGCTACAGTCCATTGTGGCAAACACAGAGTTGATCTTGAAAGCTGGAGGATTTCATCTGAAACCATGGGTCTTCTCAGGTCAAAGTGGGAGGGAAAAGTCTGATGATAAGAGCTGTAAGATAAAGGAAAAGGTTATGGTTCTGCCAAACCAATTGCTTGATGATGACAACAAAGCACTTGGCCTAGGCTACTCTGTGGAAGACGACAAGTTGTATGTGATGACAGCCATcaatttttcaaaaagaaaaaagaaaattagaCTTGGACAAAACCTAACACAGGAGCAAGTTAGAGCCCAAACACCAAATCCACTGACAAGAAGAGAGCTCTTGAGTCAGGTATCAGGGGTATATGATCCAGTAGGCTTAGTGACTCCAGCCAAACAAAAGGGAGCAATTCTGGTTCGCAGAGCTTTTCAAGAAGCAAAGAATACAAGACTTCAAGTCAATGAAACTTGGGATGTTGCTCTCTCAGATGACCTTAGAGAAGATGCTATCAAACTCTTTGAGGAATACATCCAACTAGGCCAAATTAAATTCACAAGAGCCATAACACCTCCAGAATTTGAAGGACACCCCTGGGCAATAACCTTTTCTGACGGAAGTGAAAACACTTATGGTGCTGTAATGTACTTGAGATGGGACTCAAAACAGGGCCCAGCAATCAGGCTTGTGGAGTCCAAAGCTAAGCTGACTCCTTTAGACCAAAAAGGAGATGCTATCAAGGCAGAGGTGTGCGGAGCTGTGTTCACCTCACGTTTGCGAAAGTACTTTGAGCAGCACAGCCGAATTCAAGTGGAGAGATGGTTCCATTTAGTTGATAGCCAAACAGTACTTGGTGCTATACAACGTGAAAGCTATGGCTACAAAACATTCTTCGCCAATCGGATCGGGGAGATACAAGGAATCACAAAAGCGCAAGAGTGGTGGTGGATACCAGGCCCACAAAACATTGCTGATGTGATAACTAGAGGAGCTAGCCCTCAAAATCTCGATGAAAGTTCAGAGTGGCAAAATGGGCCAAGATTCCTGAGCTTACCAGTAGATGAATGGCCAATCAAGTCAGCTAAAGACTTAGCTATCACTGCCCGAGAAAGCATTAACGAACTTCAAAAGAAAGCGTTTGCAGCTGTATTGACAAggtcaaaaacaaagcaaaaggaGCCGACCATGGAGTCGAAACCAATTGAGAGCCCCAACCTAGTTCGAGCGGAACAAAAAAGACCACCAGCAGGCTTAGCTGTCCTTAACTTGTGTGACATAAAGCGGTTCAGTGACCTGTCACGACTGGTTAAAACAATAGCATGGGTTTGGAGAGCTGCAAAGAAGTTTCTCGGCAAAAAACGGACTGTAAATAAACCAAAGTGGGAGGCAGTCTTGTCATTAGGAACCATTTCAGTAAGAGAAAGAGAAGATGCTCTACGAGATATTTTTCTTGCTGAGCAGGATGGGGTGACCTTTCCAAACACCACTAAAGAGAGGTTAGTTGTCTTTAAAGATCCAGACTCTGGATTGTTGGTCTGCGGTGGTAGGGTGCAGGTCTTTCAAGATGATCAGCTGAGTGTTCCAATTCTTCCTTCCAATTCATGGATTTCCACATTACTAGCTCAAGAATCTCACAAGGAGAGCCACGGAGGCTTGGCTGAGACTCTGCTTAGAATGCGAAGGAGAGCCTGGGTATTAAAAGGCAGAAGAATAGCACAAAAAGTTGTAGACAGCTGTGTACAATGTAGGAAGAACAAAGCAAAAAAGTGTCAGCAAGTAATGGGTGATCTTCCTTTAGAAAGAACCCAACCAGCTGCACCTTTCGAGTTCACAGCATTGGATCTTTTCGGACCTTACCATGTGAAAGATGATGTCAAGAAAAGAGTCTTGCTGAAGGTCTGgggtgttgttttttgttgtatgTCGAGCAGGGCAATCCATACAGAACTGGTTAACTCTCAGTCAACCGAAGGTTTCTTACTGGCCTTTCAAAGATTTGCTACAATTAGAGGCTATCCCAGAAAGATTTTTTCAGATCCTGGTACCAATTTCATTGGAGCAAGACCAGTTTTGCAAGATCTGTACCAATTCCTGGAGGGAATTGACAAATCTACCCTGGAGGAAACAGCAGTAAAACATGGAACTGAGTGGATCTGGAAGATTCACCCAGCTGATTCCCCACATAGAAATGGAGCTGCTGAAGCTGCAGTGCGCATTATCAAGAGGGCACTCCAAAACTGCGGAGGGGAGTCCACCCTCACATACAGTGAAATGCATACAGCCCTTCAAATAGCAGCTAATCTTGCTAATGAGCGACCAATCGATGCCAGGGCACAAACTCAGGAAGGCTGCATTCAATATGTAACGCCAAATTCGCTATTGCTCGGACGAGCGTCTCAAAGTGGTGACATTAAAACTTTTGACTTTTCCAGCTATCCCTTCAAAAGACTCCAAGCAATGCAGTCATTGGTAAATAAGTTTTGGGAACGTTGGAGCCAGCTTGCAGGTCCTAATTTGTTCATAAGGAGCAAGTGGCACACCACGCACAGAAATGTCGCAATTGGAGATATTGTCTGGATCGCAGATCAGAATGCACTCAGAGGACAATTCAAGCTTGGCAGAGTAATCAGTGTCAATCCAGACAGTAAAGGTGTCGTAAGAGATGTAAATATACGAACATTCCCAAGTTACCCTGTTCTGATCACAAAACCATCTAAAGCAAGGGCAAATTCTTCGGAGTCCAAAATCGGTCGAGAGAAGATCCCGAGTACTGTCCTTCACAGAGATGTCAGACGGCTAGTTGTTCTACTTTCTGCAGAGGAACAAAAGAGTAAATAA
- the ttbk1a gene encoding tau-tubulin kinase 1 isoform X3, producing the protein MGRHDDLWSLFYMLVEFAAGQLPWRKIKDKEQVGQIKERYDHRMLLKHMPSEFNVFLEHVLALDYYTKPDYQLLMSVFENSMKERIITENEPYDWEKSGTETIISATTPTAAQQNTRPTAAMVGVINVTPMPGDLPRENTDDVVQDEHLSDQENAPPIPSGRPVDGSQMPTDADGWEETDFNRNKLRINLGKGGQEEDGSRGVCPVSPQRGGLDSPGMQVHSIRYRRVNSPESDRMSAADGRDGYGQRSRMDILGSPSRHVYSSQPAQMLSVDGCRGRNEASASVDQEAHSNAFIRSVPLAEEEDFDSKEWVIIDKEMELRDFHHLPGAEPTTSGTTDEEPEELRPLEEGDDRRRHRGNDPSVRTKTSHGERTTRGMLPLTEEETSRRSGKGQSTSMESPAQSPCHSLPSGRPRRRDADNNGPQRQAPTPSEPLLSPTDYRTKSPSSEKEMFHILPKLQAKRADFLTVMLTGSLHQRRAFTATPPETQDEGPRDDDVTKSESSSGASEKSTERSQDGAPSTLVADDPQKESKEPGSVADVDPDQEDVSNTLVLFSPGDTKKSPNAIIRAEVDQGVGSFDAPQNENQGQSEVQKQEDIKQAERPIDGRQADVTGFDPFIQSSKPVVTISTTPVASASIASPLFSKVEQTFVHIAETTHLNVMSSSSGQVLEVLQEVEGKLQSKLTKDKPEPGGGAACVQSEVISQILTEESQVPNVLDGSLPNESTVKQENPTDPLCVQSMEPIIQDSTIDSNQDEKPKEEIQEGSTVPDIVSKPPRPRSRSRIPILVPEEEPGSEKSLSTKERMRRRVMQQDLARQVVERHRQGRWIRLNSRTSSSLSSGDEPKRPSETLSTTGSEEDVLESDDSLNKLKKEAEEKHQTGWHSRIPRPVTPIRKPSTKLVVAPPLSQPEAAKLEQKASNGPKVQSQSGSSAPAFHARSKSTLSHSTMPSGSNCMPLSCIPAASRRSLSTANCTFSSARIASPSPHRLHLRTAVIESRKQPFALRTTVELPLKSRTTTCSNPAKDTKPSPNKATNTTVRNRTKASTQSKNTVPAKKEKSTSNNAAAAR; encoded by the exons ATGGGTCGCCATGATGACTTATGGTCATTGTTTTACATGCTGGTTGAGTTTGCTGCTGGGCAGCTGCCATGGAGGAAAATCAAGGACAAG GAGCAAGTGGGTCAGATTAAGGAGCGCTACGATCATAGGATGCTTCTTAAACACATGCCGTCAGAGTTTAATGTCTTCCTGGAGCATGTTTTAGCCCTTGACTACTATACCAAACCAGACTATCAG CTCCTGATGTCAGTGTTCGAGAACAGCATGAAGGAACGCATCATCACTGAAAACGAGCCCTATGATTGGGAGAAAAGTGGGACGGAGACTATTATCTCTGCTACCACACCGACAGCAGCTCAGCAGAACACGAGACCCACAGCCGCGATGGTCGG GGTTATAAATGTGACCCCGATGCCAGGTGACCTTCCAAGGGAAAACACAGATGATGTTGTACAGGATGAGCACCTTAGTGACCAGGAAAACGCCCCTCCAATTCCCTCTGGACGGCCAGTTGATGGCAGCCAGATGCCCACAGATGCAGACGGATGGGAGGAGACAGACTTCAACCGCAACAAACTCAGGATTAACCTTGGAAAG GGAGGTCAAGAAGAGGACGGTAGCCGGGGTGTGTGTCCTGTTTCGCCACAAAGGGGAGGTTTGGACTCTCCAGGGATGCAGGTTCACTCGATCAGGTACCGACGGGTCAACAGTCCTGAATCTGATCGCATGTCTGCTGCTGATGGACGGGACGGTTACGGCCAACG CTCTCGAATGGACATTCTGGGTTCTCCATCTCGTCACGTTTACTCCTCTCAGCCCGCTCAGATGCTCTCGGTGGACGGTTGCAGAGGCCGTAATGAAGCCTCTGCATCGGTGGACCAGGAAGCCCACAGCAATGCCTTCATCCGCTCAGTCCCGCTCGCAGAAGAAGAGGACTTCGACAGCAAAGAGTGGGTGATCATAGACAAGGAAATGGAGCTCAGAGACTTCCACCACCTTCCAGGAGCCGAACCTACCACTTCCGGCACGACGGATGAGGAGCCGGAGGAATTACGCCCTCTGGAGGAAGGAGATGATCGGAGGAGACACAGAGGGAACGATCCATCCGTCAGAACCAAAACGTCCCATGGAGAACGGACTACACGAGGGATGCTACCACTGACGGAGGAAGAGACATCCAGGAGGAGTGGGAAAGGCCAGTCCACGTCAATGGAGAGCCCTGCGCAGTCACCCTGTCACTCGCTGCCCTCCGGACGGCCCCGGCGGAGAGATGCAGATAACAACGGACCTCAGAGACAG gccCCAACCCCAAGTGAGCCTCTATTATCACCCACTGACTACAGGACTAAATCCCCATCCTCTGAGAAGGAGATGTTCCATATACTTCCAAAGCTGCAGGCTAAGAGAGCCGACTTCCTTACAGTCATGCTTACAGGAAGCCTTCACCAGCGCCGGGCCTTCACAGCCACACCGCCTGAGACACAAGATGAGGGGCCAAGAGATGATGACGTCACAAAGAGCGAATCAAGCAGCGGAGCAAGTGAAAAGAGTACTGAACGTAGTCAAGATGGGGCTCCATCTACCTTGGTTGCCGATGATCCACAAAAAGAGTCAAAAGAACCAGGTTCGGTTGCTGATGTAGATCCTGACCAAGAAGATGTCTCAAACAcccttgttttgttttcaccagGAGACACGAAGAAGTCACCAAATGCTATAATCAGGGCTGAAGTTGATCAGGGTGTGGGGAGTTTTGATGCCCCTCAAAATGAAAATCAAGGTCAATCAGAGGTCCAGAAACAAGAGGACATCAAGCAAGCAGAGAGACCTATAGATGGAAGGCAAGCCGATGTAACTGGGTTTGACCCATTCATACAGTCATCTAAACCAGTGGTAACAATCTCAACAACTCCAGTGGCCTCTGCCTCAATTGCATCACCCCTTTTCTCCAAAGTGGAGCAAACTTTTGTACACATTGCAGAGACAACCCATCTGAATGTTATGTCTTCCAGTAGTGGACAGGTTCTGGAAGTTTTACAGGAGGTTGAAGGCAAATTACAGTCCAAACTGACAAAAGACAAACCAGAGCCAGGAGGAGGTGCAGCTTGTGTCCAGTCTGAAGTCATCTCTCAGATTCTTACAGAGGAATCTCAGGTACCTAATGTCCTAGATGGGTCTTTGCCAAATGAATCAACTGTAAAGCAAGAAAATCCTACGGATCCTCTATGTGTACAGTCTATGGAACCCATCATTCAAGATTCAACAATTGACTCCAATCAGGACGAAAAACCAAAAGAAGAAATTCAAGAGGGGAGCACAGTACCTGATATTGTTTCTAAACCTCCAAGGCCAAGAAGCAGAAGTCGGATTCCTATTCTAGTCCCGGAAGAGGAGCCAGGATCTGAGAAATCCCTGTCCACCAAAGAACGAATGCGTAGAAGAGTCATGCAGCAAGACCTGGCCCGTCAAGTTGTGGAAAGACATCGTCAGGGTCGCTGGATAAGACTGAATTCCAGGACATCATCTTCGTTATCTTCTGGAGATGAGCCCAAGAGACCTTCAGAGACTCTTTCTACTACAGGCTCGGAAGAAGATGTTCTTGAATCTGATGATTCCCTAAACAAGCTCAAGAAGGAGGCTGAGGAAAAGCACCAAACTGGCTGGCACAGCAGGATCCCTCGACCAGTCACCCCAATAAGGAAGCCTTCGACTAAACTAGTTGTTGCACCTCCTTTGAGCCAACCTGAAGCTGCAAAATTAGAACAAAAAGCAAGCAATGG CCCAAAAGTACAGTCACAATCAGGATCAAGTGCTCCAGCATTTCATGCAAGATCAAAATCAACTCTGTCCCATTCGACCATGCCAAGTGGAAGCAATTGCATGCCTCTCTCCTGTATTCCTGCAGCATCCCGCCGCAGCTTAAGCACCGCAAACTGCACTTTCTCTTCAGCCCGTATAGCTAGTCCCTCGCCCCATAGGCTACACTTGCGAACTGCTGTTATTGAATCCCGCAAGCAACCGTTTGCCCTCCGAACCACTGTGGAGCTCCCATTGAAGTCTAGGACTACTACTTGCAGCAATCCTGCAAAGGACACCAAACCATCACCAAACAAAGCCACCAACACAACTGTCAGGAATCGAACCAAAGCTTCTACTCAATCAAAAAACACAGTTCCCGCTAAAAAGGAAAAAAGCACAAGCAACAATGCAGCTGCAGCCAGATAA